The following DNA comes from Salmo trutta chromosome 15, fSalTru1.1, whole genome shotgun sequence.
CAATGATAAGACAAGATGTACCAAAAAAATTGCTAACATAATGGGGGTCCCTGGTTCGCTGGTTTGCCTGGGTGGAggtccctgggcaagaaaagaTTGAAGACCCCTGAAGTAGATGCATTACAAGTTGATTAGGCTAATATTCAATTCCGTGTTTGGAAAATATCTGCACAAATGGATGACAGTTGGCATGAGGCCATTCATTCTGCCTTAGTCTAATCAAACATGAATTATGACAATGTGGTTTTACGTGATTGAAACTTAAATTCACTATTGCCTTGAGTCAGGTTTTTGAAACTACTCGGGGAGGAGGTTAAGGTCTGAAAGTCAGTTGCCGTCGGGCAAGTCGGGAGTCTTTTTTTGGTTTCCCGGAGATTACATGCAGAAATGCcatatacagttccttcagaaagtctTCGCACCCCttcattttttcaaaatgttcttacagcctgaatttaaaatggattaaatttagattttttttttcatcactggcctacacacaataccccataatgtcaaagtggaatttatgtttttataattttttactaattaataaaaaagctgaaaagctgaaatgtcttgagtcaataagtattcaacccctttgttaaggcaagcctaaataagttcaggagtaaaaatgtgcttaacaagtcacataataatttgcaataatagtgtttaacatgaattttgaatgactacctcatctctaccccacacatacaattatctggtacctcagtcgagcagtgaatttcaatcacagattcaaccacaaagaccaggaaggtttttcaatgcctcacaaagaaggtcacctattggtagatgggtaaaaaaagaaacagacattgaatatccctttgagtatggtgatgttattaattacactttggatggtgtttcaatacacccagtcactccaAAGTTACAGGCATCCTTCATAACtaagttgctggagaggaagaaaactgctcagtgatttcaccatgaggccaatgtggactttaaaacagttggagttaaatggctgtgatcaagagaactgaggatggatcaacaacattgtagttactccacaatactaacctaattgactgaGGGGAACCTGAAGGAAGCctgtatttttatatatatacactactggccaaatgttttagaacacctactcattcaaggtttattttttactgttttctacattgtagaataatagtgaagacataaaatctatgaaataacacatggaatcatgtaataaccaaaaaagtattaaacaaatcaaaatatacattgtatttgagatttttcaaatagccaccctttgccttgatgacagctttgcacactcttgtcattctctcaaccagcttcattaggtagtctcctggaatgcatttcaattaacaggtgtgccttaaaagttaatttgtggaatttctttccttaatgtgttaaTGAGCCAATCATTtttattgtgacaaggtaggtggggtatacagaagatagccctatttggtaaaagtccatattattgcaagaacagctcaaataagcaaagagaaatgacatcatcattactttaagacatgaaggtcagtcaatacgaaaaatgtgaagaactttgaagaacttcaagtgcagtcgcaaaaaccatcaagcgttaaaTTATGAAACCGTCACAGgaatgaggactgccacaggaatggaagacccagagttacctctgctgcagaggatatgttcattggagttaccagcctcagaaattgcagtccaaataaatgcttcacagagttcaagtaagacacttctcaacatcaactgttcagaggagactgtgtgaatcaggccttagaattcaaggcacacttaaccagcatggctaccacagcattctgcagcggtacgcctggtttgggtttagtgggactatcatttgtttttcaacaggacaatgaccgaacacacctctaggctttgtaggggctattttaccaagcagagtgattgagtgctgcatcagatgacctggcctccacaatcccccgacctcaacccaattgagatggtttgggatgagtcagaccgcagagtgaaggaaaagcagccaacaagtgttcagcatatgtgggaactccttcaagactgttggaaaatcattccaggcgaagctggttgagagaatgccaagagtgtgcaaagttgtcatcaaggcaaagggtggctatttgaagaatctcaaataaaaaatatatttagattttgtttaacacttgtttggttactacatgattccatatgtgttatttcatagttttaatgtcttcactattattctacaatgtagaaaatagtaaaaataagtaGGTGCTCTAAAACCTTTCACCGgtagtatgtatgtgtatatgtgtgtgtatatatttaaacctttattttactaggcaagtcaatttagagcaaattcttatttacaatgatccCAAACCAAAAGGGCAAATggcctcctgcagggatgggGACTGGGATAATAAAAAATAGGACAAAGCACACATCACGATGAGAGACACCacccacaacactacataaagagagtccTAACATGATTACACAACATggcagaaacacaacatgacaataacatggtagcaacacatgacaataacacggtagcaacacatggaagcagcacaaacatggtacaaacattgttagGCAAAGACAACAGCATACTGCTTGCAACAagtcactaaagtaatactgaaaaaaaatgTAGCAATGCAATTAACttgatgtcctgaatacaaagtgttatgatTGGGGCAAAgccaaatacaacacattactgagtaccactctccatattttcaagcatagtggtggctgcatcatgttatgggtatgcatgTAGTCATTAAGTACTGGGGAgtatttcaggataaaaaaatacatggattggagcttagcacaggcaaaatcctaaaggaaaatctggttcagtctgctttccaccagacccttgaagaggaattcacctttcagcacgaaaaaaacataaaacagaaGGCCGAATGAACACTGGAGTTTACTaataagacagtgaatgttcctgagtggcagagttacagttttgacttaaatctacttgacaatctatggcaagacctgataatggttgtctagcaatgatcaacatcgAATTTGGCAGAGCTTGAACAATTTTGAATTgaataatggacaaatgttgcacaatccaggtgtggacagctcttagagacttacccagaaagactaacagctgtaatcgctgccaaaggtgattctacaaagtattgactctttGGAGTGAGATATTTCTCTGTTTCATTTTTCAATGcatacaatttctaaaaacatgtttttactttgtcattatgaggtattgtgtgtagatggttgagaaaaaatatatttaaaccatttagaattcaggctgtaacacaacaaaatgtggaataagtcaaggggtatgaatatgttctgaaggcgctgtacagTATTGCCTGCATTTCATCCAACATAGGAGAGGAACCAGAAAGATTAGTACTTGAGTTCTTTGTATTTTGGTTATTGTCAGTAAAAACATTCGCAGAGCAGGCTCAACATGCCCAACTGCCATAAATGCAACACATTTTCTGTCTTTCACTTAAATAATGTGGAGGAACGAGAAAGATCAGCTTGGCTACTGGGTCGTtgcacctcaaaaagcacaagaaagagggcttcgacacccaccatctcagattgttcccAAATTGTTTCTGCAAATTGTTTCCTCCCCAACAACGAGTATACAGTATGAGTGCtctgtctgacaagtagtatggagctgtggCTCAGaattgtttcttcatcctatgtaatgtatgCTCAGTGAATGTGGTAATGTTTTATTCCCCTGTTCAGAGAGATTATTAATTGAAGCTGTTAGGTTTATGTCCCATCCTACgtcctgatattaccaggttctgacctGTAGATGGTGCTGTTCATGCTACAGATTAAACCTACTGTAGACCTATTCCATTTCTTAGACAAAAAAAAGAACGCTTTTAGACGGAGATCCTCCATTGAgcgtgctttttagtccaggagtaAGTATAACTGCCCTCAGTGTCCACTATAAACACATGGCAGATGTGGCATTATTGATCTGGTGGTTTGTGAAACGGTTTGTGTTGTGAGCGCTTTTACAGGAATCAGTCCGGATAGTCATGCTGCTGATTTGATTCTCATGTTGATTCATgaatcattctaattctatgagtAGAACTAACAGGACAGGACTAGTTTAATCCTGACATTCCCACACAAGTGGGATGGAAGGGGTTCCTTTATCATTTTTTCCATCTTGATGTTTTAGCCCAAATGTTTGGGGAGCCTGCTTTGGTGTGAAATAGGCTAGGTAAACAAACACAAAGCTTTCCTCTTTTTTTAGATTAAGCGCAAAATTCGACTTTAAAGTGACTGAATATCTTCACATGTATATCAGCATTTCTTTTGGTTTGCAGGTCTACCCAGAGTCCTGATGTGATCATCATCCCTGAACAGAAACATTGGCCTGCCCCGAAGTCAGTCCTCAACCAACCGTGGACAATTTGGATTGGATATCAAAGATAATCCGTCCTTATCCCCGTTATCTGCCTGCACTGGGTAGACACTTTCTTTTTTCCCTCCCTGCCTGTTTCCATTTTCTGAATTGGTTGCCATATATAGATTTTCACTTTCTGACTTGTTACCTTCCTCTGACTCTTCTATTCAGATGTATTCCCTGGCTATCGTCCATCTCTCTGGGCTATAACATAAATCATTAATGTTTTCATTACGTTGGCATTTTTACACCCCAGACCTGGTACCATAGATATTTTCACCCTAGTCTGGCAGCTAGACTGCTCCTCTATACCCTGATGAATGAAGACCCCATTCGGGAAGAGTGCGCCCGGCCAGAGATCCAGAGCCGATGCAGGTTAGTTTGGCTTTAAAGGGATAGTACACCTACATTTgaaaatgacatattggtttccgtaccctgtaagcagtctatggacgatgaatgacagcaatccatgctttggtttagtttccctggcactgtttccagaTGCTGACATTTGAGCGTTTGTGGTACAAATCCCATTTGCGCTCTTTATAGATGTGTTGtcagcattccaaatggcacccttttccctttattaCTCACTTGCTTACTTAATTAGTCCCATCGCTCCTTTGGGCTCATAGGCCATCGACGATCCTCTCCAGCTCGTTCAACCCCGTGCCGATTCTCTTGGTGAGGGCGTCCTCTTTTCCTTTTGGCTTGCTGGTTCCAGGATAGAGCTTGCCTGGTGATGTTGGAAACACCCGGAGGacacctattccctttatagtgtacaaCTTTTgtttccttttatagtgcacttctttggaCCAGGGCCTTTagaggctctggtcaaacgtagtgctcTAATTggcctatagggaataggctgccatttgggggGGACAGCCTTTGTTGGTTGCTCTTGTTATCTTCAGGTGACGCATATAATCCGGTACATTTAGCCTACTGATAAGAGTTGAGTAGCTACTCAATACATTTACTACAGTCATTTGCACTAGAAGAACATTtgtgatgtttttttattttttattttttttatctaagGGCACACGGGTGTTTCTTCAAACATGAAGAAAAAGGACTCCCACAAGTAAGCCAGGAATCCTTATGCACTGTACTTACCTTAGCTTTGTGATTGTGCCAATGTAGGCATTCAACTGTTCTAAATGTATACATGTCGTGTAGTAGTATTACATTAAAGCTGGTTTCAGGCTAGGCTAAAACCATCTGCTGTCTGCTTAGTTTTTCCCAGGTAGGGAACATCAGTTGTGCTTGCTAAGATAAGTAAATGATTAAGTCTAGTAGTGCCATGCTGAATACCTGATATCAGATACTGGTCTTAAGTGGCCTGCTGAAGTTAATACAGGGTTAGTAGCAGCTGTGTAGGGACACTACCATGGTCAGGGTTAGTATCAGCTGTGTAGGGACACTACCATGGTCAGGGCTATATTCACACTTGAAAGAACATAATCTTTAAGGGACTCCTGTAGACAGGTCAAGGGAAGGAAAGGAAGCAGATCTTGTCTGTAATACATTGCCATGGCCTAcatacaccacatgaccaaaagtatgtggacacgtgcctgttgaatatctcattccaaagtcatgggcattaatatggagttgatatcccctttgctgctataacagccaccACTCTTCTGAGAAAGCTTTCTACTAGATGTCGGAACATTGCTGCggcgacttgcttccattcagtcacaagcattagtgaggttgggcactgatgttgggtgattaggccaggttcgcagtcggcattccaattcatcccaaaggtgttcgatggggttgaggtcagggctttgtgcaggcagtcaagttcttccacaccgatctcgacaaaccatttctgtatggacctcactttgtgcacaggggcattgtcatgctgaaacaggaaagggccttccccaaactgttgccactaagttggaagcacagaatcgtctagagtgtcattgtatgctgtagtgttaagattttccttcactagAACTCTAAGGGGCCTAGACTAAGACCAATATTcctactccaccaaactttacagtttgcactatgcattcaggcaggtagcgttctggcattcgccaaacccagattcgtccgtcggactaccagatggtgaagcatgattcatcactccagagaacacgtttctactgctccagagtccaattccGGCAAGCTTTATACCACTTCAGCTgacgcttgacattgcgcatggtgatcttaggcttgtgtgcagctgcttggccatggaaatccatttcatgaagctccagacgaacagttcttgtgctgaagttgcttccagaggcagtttggaatttggtactgagtgttgcaaccgaggacagaccttCTTTATGCGTTCCTTCTTTATgcgttacgtgcttcagcactcggtggtcccgttctgtgagcttgtgtggcctaccacttcgcggctgagccattgttgctcctagacgtttccacttcacaataacagcacttacagttgaccagggcagctctagcagggaagaaatgtgttgaactgacttgttggaaaggtgttatccaatgacggtgccacgttgaaagtcactgagctcttcagttaggtcattctactgcaaatgtttccatatggagattgcatggctgtgcgctcGTTTTTAtacagcaacgggtgtggctaaaatggtcgaatccactaatttgaaggagtgtccacatacttttgtttatataGTGTATTTTATTCCATTTGATATACTGTAATACCAGACTTATCTAGAAGCTACTGTACTGTGAAGGACTGACAGCCAGTTATCAAATGTTTTCCCCCTTTTCATTGGCTATGTGGACATTTGTTTCCCGAATCCCTCTCTTCTCATTGGCTGCAATCTGAACCGTACAGGAAACACAAGAACAGCATGGGCCCCAACAAGGTGGTGTCGTCGTCTGCGCCGCGCCGGAACATGGTGGGCTGTCGTATCCAGCACATCTGGAAGGAGGGGAGCACTGCGTCTCAGTCGCTGTGGAAAGGCATGGTGCTGGACCAGGTGCCCGTCAACCCCTCGCTTTACCTCATCAAGTACGACGGCTTCGACTGTGTCTACGGCCTGGAGCTACATAAAGATGAGAGGGTGCAGGGACTTGAGGTGCTCCCTGACCGTCAAGgtattgtcacgggtgtcgtagggtaaagaccaaggcgcagcgggttgcgtgctcatcattattttatttataggtgaacacgaaaaaacaataaacaaagaacgacagtacgacagtttcacaggctatacacagcagtgcaataccaatctcccacaaagggacaggtggaaaacaggctccctaagtatgactctcaatcagaaacaacgatgtacagctgttcctgattgagagccacaccaggccaacaaagaaatacacaacatagaaaccctagaatacaaaacaagaacataaaccaaaaaccccggaacacataaatccaacacctctacatacacacacaccccgaaccatataaaacaaatacccctctacctaaatacatagcccaaaccacatgaaacaaacaccccctgccacgtcctgcccaaactataataactaacaacccctattactggtcaggacgtgacaggtatggCCTTGGTGTATTGTGCATtcggacagtattcagaccctttgactttttacacattttgtataattacagccttattctaaaattgattacatgtttttctctcatcaatctacacacaataccccataatgacaaagcaaaaacaggtttttagatatttttgcaaatttgtaaaacAACTAACATTTGaagtataacatttacataagtattcagaacctttacttagtactttgttaaagctcctttggcagcgattacagcctcgagcctcaagcatttcgctacactcgcattaacatctactaaccatgtgtatgtgaccaataaaatttgatttgatttgagtcttcttgggtatgatgctacaagcttggcacacctgtattttgggagtttcacccattcttctctgcagaacctatgaagctctgtcaggttggatggggagcgtcgctgcacagctattttcaggtctctctgggctctggctggcccactcaaggacattcagagacttgtcccgaagccactcctgcattgtcttggctgtatgcttagggtctttgtcctgttggaaggggaaccttcgccccagtcttaggtcctgagcactctggggcaggttttcatcaagagtctctctgtactttgctccgttcatctttccctcgatcctgactagtctcccagtccctggcgctgaaaaacatctacacagcatgatgctgccaccaccacgcttcaccgtatggattgtgccaggtttcctccagacgtgacgcttggcattcaggccaaatgaaaccaatcttggtttcatcagaccagagaatcttgtaggagagtcctttaagtgccttttggcaaactccaagcggactgtcatgtgcattttactgaggagtggctttcgtctggctactctaccataaaggcctgattggtgtagtgctgcagagatggttgtccttctggaagattatcccatctccacagaggaactttgtagctctgtcagagtgaccattgggttcttggtcacctccctgaccaaggcccttctcccctgattgcaaagtttggccgggtggccagctctaggaagaatcttggtggttccaaacttcttccatttaagaatgattaaggtcactgtgttcttggggactttcaactctgcagaaatgttttggtacccttccccagatctgtacctcgacacagtcctgtctcggagctctacggacaattccttcgaccttatggcttggtttttgctctgacgtgcactgtcaactgtggtacctttatatagaaaggtgtgtgcctttccaaatcatgtgtaatcaattgaatttactacaggtgtacccaatccagttgtagaaacatctcagggatgatcaatggaaaggatgcacctgagctcaatttcgggtctcatagcaaggatctgaatacttatgtaactaaGTTATTTTTTACGCTTTCTCAttttgtgttattgtgtgtagattgatggaaaaaaatattttcataaattttagaataaggctgtaacttaacaaaatgtggaaaaactcaagggctctgaatactttccaaatgcactgtatatacagcgtCAACGTTGTTATCTCAACATATTGATTTACTGACTAGTGATCACACAATGCGGATAAACCACTATCATAGACAAGCTTCTTTTTGTGCTGTGATGGTCTTCTATGTTCATAGGTGAATGTCTCTAAGATTTGTCCGAGCTAGAAATATGAATTGTAATTGAAGTGATCGTTGGCATCACTTACCAACCATATACTCTCCCTGTCCCATATTTTTGTTGATCTGTTATAGCCTCCACGCGCACCAGCGACGTCAACCTGGCCGACACGATGATAGGGAAGGCTGTAGAGCATATGTTTGAAACGGAGGACGGGACTAAAGACGAGTGGAGGGGCATGGTTCTGGCCCGAGCCCCCATCATGAACACCTGGTTTTTCATCACCTACGAGAAAGACCCCGTTCTGTACATGTACCAGCTCCTAGACGACTACAAGGAGGGAGACCTGAGGATCATGCCTGACTCCAGTGAGTACGGTAAAACTTTGGTTAAAGCCGACAGCATGTATGAGACTCTGTCTTATTACAAAGCTTATAATATGTTATGCAGGTATGGTAATACTAAAATCTGAGAGGTAAACAGATCTCTCCATCCAACTATAGTGTTCTTATAACAAAATACTAAACAGTGTAGACCCCTAATCCCAATGGGAAAATGTATAAAATTCTAAGTAGTGTAGACCAAATCCCAATGTGAAAATGTTTAAAATACTAAGTAGTGTAGACCAAATCCCAATGTGAAAATGTTTAAAATTCTAAGTAGTGTAGACCAAATCCCAATGTGAAATTGTATAAAATTCTAAGCAGTGTAGACCAAATCCCAATGTGAAAATGTTTACAATTCTAAGCAGTGTAGACCAAATCCCAATGTGAAAATGTTTACAATTCTAAGCAGTGTAGACCGAAAACCAAATTCTGAAATTGTATAAAATTCTAAGCAGTGTAGACCCCTAAT
Coding sequences within:
- the LOC115149374 gene encoding spindlin-Z, with product MKTPFGKSAPGQRSRADAGHTGVSSNMKKKDSHKKHKNSMGPNKVVSSSAPRRNMVGCRIQHIWKEGSTASQSLWKGMVLDQVPVNPSLYLIKYDGFDCVYGLELHKDERVQGLEVLPDRQASTRTSDVNLADTMIGKAVEHMFETEDGTKDEWRGMVLARAPIMNTWFFITYEKDPVLYMYQLLDDYKEGDLRIMPDSNDTPPAEREPGEVVDSLVGKQVEYAKEDGSKRTGMVIHQVDAKPSVYFIKFDDDFHIYVYDLVKTS